In Candidatus Hydrogenedentota bacterium, the genomic stretch GTAGTGGGCGTTGTCGAACCGGATCTTGCTTACGGCGGCGTATGCGTTTGCGATCGCCCGGGGAATATCGGAGCCTTTTGCAGTCACGTTAAGGACCCTGCCGCCGTTGGTGACCAGAGCGCCGTTTGCAATGCCTGTGCCTGCGTGAAAGACCACCGCGCCGGTTTCCTTCTCGGCGTCGGAAACCCCCTCGATGACCTTGCCTTTTTCATATGGGCCGGGGTATCCCCCCGAGGCCATCACCACCGTGACGCAGGCCCCCTCCTCCCATTCGAGTGAGACGCGGCCCAGCGTGCCATCGCAGCATGCCAGCAGGACCGGCAGCAGGTCGTTCTTCATCCGGGGAAGGACAACTTGGACTTCCGGGTCTCCGAACCGGCAGTTGAACTCGATGACCTTGGGGCCGTCCCGAGTAATCATCAACCCGGCATAGAGCACTCCGGTGTACGGCGCGCCGGCTCTTGCCATGCCCAGGACGCACGGTTCGAGAATTGTGCGGGTAATCTCTTCAAACAGCGCATCGGTAACCACAGGCGCGGGCGAGTAAGCTCCCATTCCTCCGGTATTGGGGCCCTTATCGCCATCGAACACTGCCTTATGGTCCTGGCTTGAAGCCATGGGGACCACCGTTCTCCCATCCGAGAATGCTAGAATCGAAGCCTCTTCGCCGAACA encodes the following:
- the purD gene encoding phosphoribosylamine--glycine ligase: MKVLVVGSGGREHALTWKLAQSPRVEEVLCAPGNPGMAAIGRCVGIGVNEFDKLAALAKHERVGLAVIGPEDPLSRGLVDHLTAEGIKAFGPTASAARLEASKSFAKHIMSRCGIPTAESAEFTDSAGAIAYVRRKGAPVVIKADGLAAGKGVTVAHDIDTAISAIKAAMEDKAFGDAGARVLIEECLFGEEASILAFSDGRTVVPMASSQDHKAVFDGDKGPNTGGMGAYSPAPVVTDALFEEITRTILEPCVLGMARAGAPYTGVLYAGLMITRDGPKVIEFNCRFGDPEVQVVLPRMKNDLLPVLLACCDGTLGRVSLEWEEGACVTVVMASGGYPGPYEKGKVIEGVSDAEKETGAVVFHAGTGIANGALVTNGGRVLNVTAKGSDIPRAIANAYAAVSKIRFDNAHYRTDIGKKALTHLSI